A genomic window from Micromonospora violae includes:
- a CDS encoding M28 family peptidase, which produces MRGVPPANRALTRPRRRLVAAAAALVALAAVGAGSLLDLHTPAPKPADAPVGEFSAGRAYEDAKVIAARPHVAGSPANDQVRAHIEQQLRGLGLETEVQDTVAPEAGQLSGAAGGATVARVRNVVARLPGTDSTGRVFLVAHYDSVQTGPGGNDDAAGTSAILEVARALTTGPRPRNDIVFVLTDAEEACLCGASAFAASHPLAVDGGVVLNLEARGSTGPVIMFETSRNNAKLVDIFGRAAPHPVGTSFAVEIYRALPNDTDFTAFLDQKFVGLNSAYIDGGAIYHTPLDTPAAIDQGSLQQHGDNALGLAREFGGTDLTDLRSGNDATYFPVPGGLVRYPGWLILPLALLAVVAVAALGWLTRRSGRASTGRLAAGFALALVPIIVAPIAAQLLWLAITTIRPGYAELLDPYRPTWYRLAVVALAAAILFTWYALTRRRIGPAALAVGGLAWLALFGVLLAVAVPGGAYLTTLPALAGALGGLIALRTRQEGPWPVVAVTAAAAVGVVILLPTVVLLFPALGMAMGGVAALVAVLLGLVALPVVDLLHPQAGGQRGLLALRARRLAMLPAGAAAVAAVVLAGVGLAVDRFDAAHPAPTHLMYAMDAATGQARWLSHESDPQPWTDGYVDGVTDVGDDFPGLGGGELRAGPAQAANLPAPKLDVLSDTTAGGERTLRLRLTPQRVARLATLHVDTSTATVLRAEVAGRSVPVEPRDGKWGFGLVFHAPPAEGIEVTLTVRPIAGQVALRAMDASDGLDALPGFRPRPPAVGVVGSHSSEMLAVARTYPL; this is translated from the coding sequence ATTCGGGGCGTACCCCCGGCCAACCGGGCCCTGACCCGACCGCGTCGGCGGCTCGTGGCCGCCGCAGCGGCTCTGGTCGCGCTGGCCGCGGTCGGCGCCGGCAGCCTGCTCGACCTGCATACCCCGGCTCCAAAGCCGGCGGACGCCCCGGTTGGTGAGTTCAGCGCCGGCCGGGCGTACGAGGACGCCAAGGTGATCGCCGCCCGGCCGCACGTCGCCGGCAGCCCGGCCAACGACCAGGTCCGCGCGCACATCGAGCAGCAGTTGCGCGGGCTGGGCCTGGAGACCGAGGTGCAGGACACGGTGGCGCCGGAGGCCGGTCAGCTCAGCGGGGCGGCGGGCGGGGCGACAGTGGCCCGGGTCCGCAACGTGGTGGCCCGGCTGCCCGGCACCGACTCGACGGGCCGCGTCTTCCTGGTCGCCCACTACGACTCGGTGCAGACCGGGCCGGGTGGCAACGACGACGCGGCCGGCACGTCGGCCATCCTGGAGGTGGCCCGCGCGTTGACCACCGGCCCGCGGCCCCGCAACGACATCGTGTTCGTGCTGACCGACGCCGAGGAGGCGTGCCTCTGCGGCGCGTCCGCGTTCGCCGCCAGTCACCCGCTGGCCGTCGACGGCGGAGTGGTGCTCAACCTGGAGGCCCGGGGCTCCACCGGGCCGGTGATCATGTTCGAGACGTCCCGGAACAACGCGAAGCTGGTCGACATCTTCGGCCGGGCCGCCCCGCACCCGGTGGGCACCTCGTTCGCGGTGGAGATCTACCGCGCGCTGCCCAACGACACCGACTTCACCGCCTTCCTTGATCAGAAGTTCGTCGGGTTGAACTCGGCGTACATCGACGGAGGGGCGATCTACCACACGCCGCTGGACACTCCGGCCGCCATCGATCAGGGCAGCCTCCAGCAGCACGGGGACAACGCGTTGGGTCTGGCCCGGGAGTTCGGTGGCACCGACCTGACCGACCTGCGCTCCGGCAACGACGCCACCTACTTCCCCGTCCCCGGTGGGCTGGTCCGCTACCCCGGCTGGCTCATCCTGCCGCTGGCCCTGCTCGCGGTGGTCGCGGTGGCCGCCCTGGGCTGGCTGACGCGGCGCAGCGGCCGGGCCAGCACCGGCCGGCTGGCCGCCGGCTTCGCGCTGGCCCTGGTGCCGATCATCGTCGCGCCGATCGCCGCCCAACTGCTCTGGCTGGCGATCACCACGATCCGACCGGGGTACGCGGAACTGCTCGACCCGTACCGGCCCACCTGGTACCGGCTGGCCGTCGTGGCGCTCGCCGCCGCCATCCTGTTCACCTGGTACGCGCTGACCCGCCGCCGGATCGGCCCGGCCGCGCTCGCCGTCGGCGGGCTGGCCTGGCTGGCCCTGTTCGGGGTGCTGCTCGCCGTGGCGGTGCCGGGTGGGGCGTACCTCACCACCCTGCCGGCGCTTGCCGGCGCCCTCGGCGGGCTGATCGCGCTGCGTACCCGGCAGGAAGGACCGTGGCCGGTGGTGGCGGTGACGGCCGCCGCGGCCGTGGGTGTGGTCATCCTGCTGCCCACCGTGGTGTTGCTCTTCCCCGCGTTGGGGATGGCGATGGGTGGGGTGGCCGCGCTGGTCGCGGTGCTGCTCGGCCTGGTCGCCCTGCCGGTGGTCGACCTGCTGCACCCGCAGGCCGGCGGCCAGCGCGGCCTGCTCGCGCTGCGGGCCCGGCGGCTCGCGATGCTGCCGGCCGGGGCCGCCGCCGTGGCGGCGGTGGTGCTCGCCGGGGTCGGGCTCGCGGTGGACCGCTTCGACGCCGCCCACCCCGCTCCCACCCACCTGATGTACGCCATGGACGCCGCCACCGGCCAGGCCCGGTGGCTCAGCCACGAGAGCGACCCGCAGCCGTGGACCGACGGCTACGTGGACGGGGTCACCGACGTCGGCGACGACTTCCCCGGGCTGGGCGGCGGTGAGCTGCGGGCCGGCCCGGCGCAGGCGGCGAACCTGCCGGCCCCGAAGCTGGACGTGCTAAGCGACACCACCGCCGGCGGCGAGCGCACGCTGCGGCTGCGGCTCACCCCGCAGCGGGTGGCCCGGCTCGCCACCCTGCACGTCGACACGTCGACCGCCACCGTGCTGCGCGCCGAGGTGGCGGGGCGGTCGGTGCCGGTGGAGCCCCGGGACGGGAAGTGGGGCTTCGGGCTGGTGTTCCACGCCCCGCCGGCCGAGGGAATCGAGGTCACGTTGACAGTGCGGCCGATCGCCGGGCAGGTGGCGCTGCGGGCGATGGACGCCAGTGACGGGTTGGACGCGCTGCCCGGCTTCCGCCCTCGGCCGCCGGCCGTCGGCGTCGTCGGATCACACAGCTCGGAGATGCTGGCGGTCGCCCGCACCTACCCCCTCTGA